GTGGATCTGCATGGTGGTGGCATCGATGTGCGGCTCCAATGCGTCGTACGCATATGGTAATTGTGGGAGAGTAAAGTTAGCCATGAGGTGAGATGGCCGCCGGGGCATATATTGTTTTAGCGGCTCTTAGCTGCTACTGCTGCTTGCCTGCGGGGGAACGCGTGAAAGCGACAGCGCGTGATCGTCTATCATGGTGCCGGCGCCGACGCTTATGCTGTCCACCTTTACTGCAAGCGACGCGCGCTCTTGCGCGTCAAGGCCGTATTTCTCGGCAAGCGCCTGCTTTACCTTTTCAACGGGGTCAGAGATTTCGCCAAAGCCCGACCTGACAGTCACGTCAAGCTTTTTGCCCACCAGTTCGCCCGGTATCTTGCCAGACGTGTCGTTTGTCACCGTGAACACGATCTTGTCTACGAGCACCTCGTGCGGCAGCTGCTCCAGCGCGTTTGCGGTATAGAACACCTGCACGTCCAGCATGTCGATGCTCGTTCCCTGCCTGCCGACCACCGCAGTCCCGCCTGAAAGCGTGCCCAGAAGGCCGCTGTCCACCGGCACGTTGACTATGACAAACCCTTCGACGAACCTGTTGTCGTTATTTCCGCCAAAGAGCTTGCGCAGGTCATTGCACACGATGCCAGTAGAGCTCTGCGGCTCCAGCGTCTTTAGTATCGAGTTGGTGGTCTTGCCGTTGTTCACCACGGCGTTCCAGGTGAACTTGACTGGAAAGTCCTGCTTGTTCAGGATGCCGATGTCTGTGTCATAGTGGCCCGGCCTGAGCGGCCCCTCGCCGCCTGAGATCGTGCCGCACTCGAACTTGGCCGTGTACAGTATGCTGTGCACCTGCAAAGTGCTGTTGTCGTCGTTGCCTGACAGGCCTGGAGC
The sequence above is drawn from the Nitrososphaera viennensis EN76 genome and encodes:
- a CDS encoding prealbumin-like fold domain-containing protein, giving the protein MSPKQSLALAIALAAAVTIAAIAVSLPREQNSPGAAQDGGGKGAGSITIVTISKGLLLTGATYSITPSPYTGEGTYSVQDGGRDDANPAAGMIVLTGVKNGNYTVLQQQAPAGYDRDQNPKVIAVSDNNNNSSATATFSNAAPGLSGNDDNSTLQVHSILYTAKFECGTISGGEGPLRPGHYDTDIGILNKQDFPVKFTWNAVVNNGKTTNSILKTLEPQSSTGIVCNDLRKLFGGNNDNRFVEGFVIVNVPVDSGLLGTLSGGTAVVGRQGTSIDMLDVQVFYTANALEQLPHEVLVDKIVFTVTNDTSGKIPGELVGKKLDVTVRSGFGEISDPVEKVKQALAEKYGLDAQERASLAVKVDSISVGAGTMIDDHALSLSRVPPQASSSSS